From Thermodesulfovibrionia bacterium, a single genomic window includes:
- a CDS encoding addiction module protein encodes MRPNEIVKEIDKLDLSEKLLLVEDIWDAIARNNEVLPMPEWQKIELDKRYKDYKDGKLELHDWKSVHEELRDKYK; translated from the coding sequence ATGAGACCAAATGAAATCGTAAAAGAGATAGATAAATTGGACTTGTCAGAAAAACTACTATTAGTTGAGGATATTTGGGATGCTATTGCTCGAAACAATGAAGTGCTGCCAATGCCGGAATGGCAAAAAATCGAATTAGACAAAAGATACAAAGATTATAAAGATGGAAAACTGGAACTTCATGATTGGAAAAGTGTTCATGAAGAGCTGCGTGATAAATATAAATGA
- a CDS encoding N-formylglutamate amidohydrolase gives MNKPFEIIISCEHGGNLVPQEYAHLFKGKEKLLKSHKGFDHGSYELAGAIAEDLGVRCYYSEITRLLVDLNRSLKHPNLFSEISRKIDRDERANILKKYYHPYRNAIESVIAEKIHSGKNVLHIAVHTFTPVINGVKRTADIGLLYDPSRMKEKDFCIRWQKALTASNHDLVVRRNYPYLGKADGLVTYFRKSFPQRQYIGVELEVNQKFPVGDKRHWRELQANIIKAVSDALLCK, from the coding sequence TTGAATAAGCCATTTGAGATAATCATCTCCTGCGAACACGGCGGCAATCTTGTGCCGCAGGAATACGCACATCTTTTCAAGGGCAAAGAAAAACTGCTGAAGAGCCATAAGGGTTTTGATCATGGCTCATATGAACTCGCAGGAGCCATTGCAGAAGATCTCGGAGTCCGCTGTTATTACTCAGAAATCACACGCCTGCTTGTTGACCTGAACCGGTCATTAAAACATCCGAACCTCTTTTCTGAAATAAGCCGAAAGATCGACCGTGATGAAAGAGCCAATATCCTAAAAAAATACTACCATCCCTACCGGAATGCTATTGAATCAGTTATTGCAGAAAAGATTCATTCGGGCAAAAATGTTCTGCACATAGCGGTTCATACCTTTACGCCTGTGATTAATGGCGTGAAGCGCACTGCAGATATTGGGCTGCTATATGACCCTTCGAGAATGAAAGAAAAAGATTTCTGCATCCGCTGGCAGAAGGCGCTCACCGCCTCAAATCACGATCTCGTCGTCCGCCGCAATTATCCCTACCTCGGCAAAGCCGATGGTCTTGTGACATATTTCAGAAAAAGTTTCCCGCAGAGACAGTATATCGGGGTTGAGCTTGAGGTCAATCAGAAATTTCCCGTCGGAGATAAGAGGCACTGGAGAGAACTTCAGGCGAATATCATTAAAGCGGTTAGCGATGCCCTGCTTTGCAAATAG
- a CDS encoding type II toxin-antitoxin system RelE/ParE family toxin, whose translation MILRYTDRAKDDLELAFEWYEKQRRGLGFEFLDCIEVSLNNILAFPEMYKTLYSCLRGCVIRRFPFSIFYSIEGNEIVIHSVFDNRQDPQKHP comes from the coding sequence ATGATTCTGCGCTATACAGACAGGGCTAAAGACGACCTTGAATTAGCGTTTGAATGGTACGAAAAACAGAGAAGAGGACTTGGTTTTGAATTTCTCGACTGTATTGAGGTATCGCTAAATAACATTCTCGCTTTCCCGGAGATGTACAAAACATTATATTCCTGTTTAAGAGGCTGTGTCATTAGAAGATTTCCTTTTTCAATATTTTATTCTATCGAAGGAAACGAAATAGTAATTCATTCTGTTTTTGATAACAGACAAGACCCTCAAAAACACCCATAA
- a CDS encoding ethylbenzene dehydrogenase-related protein: protein MKTKGFISSLLITSVIILTFGTALASQDITSTKVKESPAIDGVSNDKVWEGIKSFKVKDVRTEADVTIKSIYTDDMIYFLVKYPDATEDRLHKPWVWDNNLESYILGPQREDTFTLKWNMMDHKVDLSSFSDDDYTADIWYWKANRTDPSGYADDKYDIISAVSQNKSQEVVSTTGKKRYLLRLSDEGNPSYQNIILTEYKGDIIDQFTHIKPSGSMGDIPAKGVWKEGVWTIEFGRKLDTGHSDDIRLSPKSGEKYLFGISIPGLYGEPIDKKTAHWYGQGRISEPLFLIFK, encoded by the coding sequence ATGAAAACGAAAGGTTTTATTTCATCTTTATTAATAACTTCAGTAATTATCCTAACCTTCGGAACCGCCCTCGCCTCACAAGATATCACCTCAACCAAAGTCAAAGAGTCTCCTGCCATTGACGGAGTTTCCAATGACAAGGTATGGGAGGGTATAAAAAGCTTTAAGGTAAAAGATGTCAGGACAGAAGCAGATGTGACAATTAAAAGTATTTACACTGATGATATGATCTACTTTCTGGTCAAATACCCTGATGCTACTGAAGACAGGCTCCACAAACCATGGGTATGGGACAACAACCTGGAGTCATACATACTCGGCCCGCAGAGAGAAGATACCTTTACCCTCAAATGGAATATGATGGACCATAAAGTCGATCTCTCCAGTTTCTCGGACGATGACTATACTGCTGACATATGGTACTGGAAGGCAAACCGTACTGACCCGAGCGGGTATGCTGATGACAAGTACGACATAATCTCAGCAGTCTCTCAGAATAAATCACAGGAAGTTGTAAGTACGACAGGAAAGAAGCGTTATCTTCTGAGGCTGTCTGATGAAGGGAACCCCAGCTATCAAAATATAATACTTACCGAATACAAAGGTGACATCATAGACCAGTTCACGCATATAAAGCCCTCAGGAAGCATGGGAGATATCCCTGCCAAAGGCGTATGGAAAGAGGGCGTATGGACTATCGAGTTCGGCCGCAAGCTTGATACAGGGCATAGCGATGACATCCGGTTAAGCCCCAAATCCGGGGAGAAATATCTCTTCGGAATATCAATCCCCGGCCTCTACGGAGAGCCCATTGATAAGAAAACAGCGCACTGGTATGGACAGGGGAGAATATCCGAACCGCTTTTCCTGATATTTAAATAA
- a CDS encoding response regulator, with product MNKLHISNRALRYIGLGILVFLIAVISLLDIYHTSYMNRELASLEEGHRKNLRDIDELLSRFVDIRGQLTVYVIEGHTDIKPLLKNIKQLTADSESLKDTLIHEDDKVMLKAFIEKSKKYRTAVVAYSQELATGSTGEGVRSWEKVLLETEHSAHENVLALKNNVRVEISRHMEEIISKGKRSQTLSLVFAAIGILSGILLAFLLQKALSRPVKNLVTVFQSVADGNLSQKVDVASDDEIGQLGLAFNKMTQKLSEVLVSKSHLDEILESIADIMVILDSKGRIKNVNNAAVNLLGYSKDELIGSEFGMLCGKAGRETDQADFFGMLLDAGIVRGYETSCETKGHDSIPSILSGSVLKDDHGDITDIIIIAKDITDRKSVEALLMDTREKLETDRKNLHHALETFSQIINEVEAKKGFTNHEYKPVHNPYIPTCWEFKKCGKEDCPAYGKHNVRCWQLAGTHCGGQVQGQFAQKYGRCEQCDVYKMSTADALYETTETFNNMMFILEGTHKDLVSERIKAEEANKIKSEFLANMSHEIRTPMNAIVGMTSLALDTELTDEQYDFLSIVKKSAYSLLNIINDILDFSKIESGKMPIEHIDFNLRLTVEGVAETLAFQASEKNLELACMIHHEVSSLLIGDPARIRQILLNLGNNAIKFTHKGEVVIRAELLEEDDDVENILFSVSDTGIGLPEDKLDMIFDEFSQADGSTTRIYGGTGLGLSISKKLVELMNGEIGVDTTPGKGSRFWFNLPIKKQKDIQPIPVDKTTPELKGMRVLITDDNKTNRLILEKTLENYGCRPVSVDSGVAAIRELKKAAAAKDPFKVMLLDMQMPGMDGEHTTVIVKNTPEIKDTEIIILTSLGSRGDVADIRNIGCSGYLIKPVKESLLLETIVTVLSGNEKDRSTHRHKIVTSHTLRDTKYQSVNILLAEDNPVNQKVAQKILTKAGYQVDIVENGRLALEALDKKKYDIVLMDIQMPEMDGIKATNEIRLRENNGMHTTIIAMTAHALKGDFERCIEAGMDDYLSKPIEPQEMLEKISKWVRSKIVIPKPIATKTTDDITESGAKPESDTPVDIKSAMARFDDDKDFYKELLNEFLSYVPDKIKAIEDAVASGDTDTVQKNAHSIKGAAGNLSATRVQSLALAIEHKGRNNDISGLTQLVDNLRSEISELNKFAESI from the coding sequence ATGAATAAGTTGCATATATCAAACCGCGCCCTCCGATACATCGGCCTTGGAATACTTGTATTCCTCATAGCCGTTATCAGCCTGCTTGACATCTACCACACTTCATACATGAACAGGGAACTGGCTTCTTTAGAGGAAGGGCACAGAAAAAATCTCAGGGATATAGATGAACTTCTTTCAAGGTTTGTTGATATAAGGGGGCAGCTCACCGTATATGTAATTGAAGGCCATACAGATATAAAGCCTTTGCTGAAAAACATCAAACAGCTTACTGCAGATTCAGAATCCCTGAAAGATACTCTTATCCATGAAGATGACAAAGTAATGCTGAAGGCCTTTATTGAAAAATCAAAGAAATACAGAACTGCAGTGGTTGCTTATTCACAGGAGCTTGCCACTGGAAGTACCGGAGAAGGGGTGCGCTCATGGGAAAAGGTACTCCTTGAAACAGAACATTCAGCCCATGAGAATGTGCTGGCACTGAAAAACAATGTCCGGGTCGAGATAAGCAGGCACATGGAAGAGATCATATCTAAAGGAAAGCGGTCACAAACACTCAGTTTGGTTTTCGCTGCCATTGGAATATTGTCCGGTATTCTGCTCGCCTTTCTCCTGCAAAAAGCGCTATCCAGGCCGGTGAAGAACCTTGTTACTGTTTTCCAATCTGTTGCTGACGGGAACCTCAGCCAAAAGGTTGATGTAGCCTCAGATGATGAGATCGGCCAACTCGGCCTCGCATTTAATAAGATGACCCAGAAGCTTTCTGAAGTCTTGGTCTCAAAAAGCCACCTCGACGAGATCCTGGAGTCTATTGCTGACATCATGGTCATACTGGATTCTAAAGGCAGGATCAAGAACGTTAACAATGCAGCGGTGAACCTCCTCGGCTACAGCAAAGATGAATTGATAGGCAGTGAATTCGGCATGCTGTGCGGTAAGGCCGGAAGAGAGACAGACCAGGCTGATTTCTTCGGCATGCTCCTTGATGCAGGCATTGTCAGGGGATATGAGACCTCATGCGAGACAAAGGGCCATGACTCAATACCATCCATCCTGTCAGGCTCTGTGCTGAAAGATGACCACGGCGATATCACCGACATAATAATAATAGCCAAGGATATCACTGACCGCAAATCAGTGGAAGCCCTGCTTATGGATACACGCGAGAAGCTTGAGACAGACAGAAAAAACCTTCACCATGCACTTGAAACCTTCTCGCAGATCATTAACGAGGTTGAGGCAAAAAAAGGTTTCACTAATCATGAATACAAACCTGTTCATAATCCCTACATCCCCACCTGCTGGGAATTTAAAAAGTGCGGAAAAGAAGACTGCCCTGCTTATGGAAAACATAATGTGAGATGCTGGCAGCTTGCAGGCACACACTGCGGGGGACAAGTGCAGGGACAATTCGCACAGAAATACGGCAGGTGTGAGCAGTGTGACGTTTACAAGATGTCCACAGCAGATGCGCTTTATGAAACAACCGAGACCTTCAACAACATGATGTTCATCCTTGAGGGTACCCACAAGGATCTTGTATCAGAGCGTATCAAGGCTGAAGAAGCAAACAAGATCAAGTCCGAGTTCCTTGCAAACATGAGCCATGAGATACGCACACCGATGAACGCTATTGTGGGGATGACCTCGCTGGCGCTGGATACCGAGCTTACGGATGAACAGTATGATTTCCTTTCAATTGTTAAAAAGAGCGCTTATTCCCTTCTGAACATAATAAATGACATCCTGGACTTTTCAAAGATCGAGTCAGGGAAGATGCCTATAGAGCATATAGATTTCAACCTGAGGCTTACAGTAGAAGGGGTTGCCGAGACCCTCGCCTTCCAGGCATCTGAAAAGAATCTCGAACTCGCATGCATGATCCATCATGAAGTGAGTTCACTGCTGATAGGCGACCCTGCCAGGATACGCCAAATACTGCTGAACCTGGGCAACAACGCTATCAAGTTCACTCATAAAGGGGAAGTGGTAATAAGGGCCGAACTTCTGGAAGAGGACGATGATGTGGAAAATATCCTCTTCTCTGTTTCAGACACCGGGATAGGGCTGCCTGAAGACAAGCTGGATATGATCTTTGATGAGTTTTCACAGGCAGACGGCTCCACAACACGCATCTATGGAGGAACCGGGCTGGGCCTGTCTATATCAAAAAAATTAGTTGAACTCATGAACGGAGAGATAGGCGTTGATACCACACCGGGCAAAGGGAGCAGGTTCTGGTTCAATCTGCCGATAAAGAAACAGAAAGATATTCAGCCGATACCTGTTGATAAGACAACGCCGGAATTAAAAGGCATGAGAGTGCTTATAACCGACGATAACAAGACCAATAGGCTGATACTTGAGAAGACACTGGAGAACTATGGCTGCAGGCCGGTATCAGTTGACAGCGGAGTTGCAGCTATCAGGGAACTCAAGAAAGCTGCTGCAGCTAAAGACCCGTTCAAGGTCATGCTGCTTGACATGCAGATGCCTGGAATGGACGGTGAGCATACCACTGTCATTGTTAAGAACACGCCTGAGATCAAGGACACGGAGATAATTATTCTTACATCTCTGGGGAGCCGGGGAGATGTTGCCGACATACGGAATATAGGTTGTTCAGGCTATCTCATAAAGCCTGTTAAGGAATCTCTGCTTTTAGAAACAATTGTCACTGTGCTCAGCGGAAACGAAAAGGATAGATCGACCCATAGACATAAGATCGTGACAAGCCACACATTGAGGGACACAAAGTACCAGAGCGTAAATATACTGCTTGCTGAAGATAATCCGGTCAACCAGAAAGTGGCTCAGAAAATACTGACAAAAGCAGGGTATCAGGTTGATATTGTTGAGAACGGCAGGCTGGCGCTTGAAGCGCTGGATAAGAAAAAGTACGATATTGTTTTAATGGATATACAGATGCCGGAGATGGACGGCATCAAAGCCACAAATGAGATCCGCTTAAGAGAGAACAATGGCATGCACACAACAATAATCGCAATGACAGCACATGCGCTGAAAGGCGACTTTGAGCGCTGCATCGAAGCCGGGATGGACGACTACCTGTCAAAACCTATTGAGCCTCAGGAGATGCTGGAGAAGATCTCCAAGTGGGTAAGATCCAAAATAGTCATCCCAAAACCGATAGCAACAAAAACGACTGACGACATTACTGAATCCGGAGCCAAACCTGAATCAGATACACCTGTAGACATAAAGAGCGCGATGGCCAGGTTCGATGATGACAAAGACTTTTATAAAGAGCTGTTGAATGAATTTCTTTCTTATGTACCGGATAAGATCAAGGCGATCGAGGACGCCGTGGCATCAGGAGACACGGACACTGTGCAGAAGAATGCGCACAGCATAAAGGGCGCGGCAGGAAACCTGAGCGCCACAAGGGTGCAATCCCTTGCATTGGCAATAGAGCACAAAGGCCGAAACAATGATATATCCGGCCTCACACAGCTTGTTGACAATCTCAGGTCTGAGATATCCGAGTTGAATAAATTCGCAGAGAGCATTTAA
- a CDS encoding flavodoxin family protein: MKVIGFNGSARKDGNTAILLNSVLDEISREGIETELFQMAGKPIHGCIGCFKCFDKKDKRCSVDNDIANECIEKMLEADGIILGSPTYFADVSANMKALIERAGMVSRANDNMLKRKAGAAVVAVRRAGASHVFSSLNYFFLIGEMIIPGSSYWNIGIGRKPGEVKDDSEGIETMKKLGENMAWLIRKINS, encoded by the coding sequence ATGAAGGTTATCGGTTTTAACGGAAGCGCGCGCAAAGACGGAAATACGGCTATACTCTTAAATTCTGTTCTGGATGAGATAAGCAGAGAAGGCATTGAGACCGAACTCTTTCAGATGGCAGGCAAGCCTATCCACGGATGCATCGGATGCTTTAAGTGCTTCGACAAAAAGGACAAGAGATGCAGCGTTGATAATGATATCGCAAATGAATGCATCGAAAAGATGCTTGAGGCTGACGGTATCATTCTCGGCTCTCCCACCTATTTTGCCGATGTCTCTGCAAATATGAAGGCTCTGATCGAAAGAGCAGGCATGGTATCACGCGCCAATGACAATATGTTAAAGCGCAAGGCAGGAGCCGCTGTTGTCGCCGTACGGCGCGCCGGCGCCAGCCATGTCTTCAGCTCTTTAAACTACTTCTTCCTCATAGGGGAGATGATAATCCCCGGCTCAAGCTACTGGAATATCGGCATCGGAAGAAAACCGGGCGAGGTCAAAGATGACAGCGAAGGGATTGAGACCATGAAGAAGCTCGGAGAGAACATGGCATGGCTTATAAGGAAGATCAATTCCTGA
- a CDS encoding YSC84-related protein → MKMKRAIVAVVSFIVLFAGISASEAKSRDEINIDADATLAQFQKEIPGGSEFLKKAKGVLIFSGVIKAGIGVGGEYGEGVLRIDGKSEEYYSTAAASIGFQLGAQSKSIVIVFLENKALADFRKSDGWKAGVDGSVAIVKWGEGGDINTMNIEDPIVGFVFSNKGLMFNLTIEGSKFTKIIR, encoded by the coding sequence ATGAAGATGAAGAGAGCCATTGTTGCAGTTGTTAGTTTTATCGTATTGTTTGCCGGAATCAGCGCCTCAGAGGCAAAGAGCAGGGATGAGATAAACATAGACGCTGACGCCACTCTGGCGCAGTTCCAGAAAGAGATCCCCGGAGGGAGTGAGTTTCTCAAAAAAGCAAAAGGCGTGCTTATCTTCTCCGGAGTGATAAAAGCAGGCATCGGTGTAGGCGGAGAATACGGCGAGGGTGTGCTGCGTATAGACGGCAAATCAGAAGAATATTACAGCACAGCCGCAGCATCTATCGGGTTTCAGCTCGGGGCGCAGTCAAAGTCAATAGTTATTGTATTCCTCGAAAACAAAGCGCTTGCCGATTTCAGGAAGAGCGACGGATGGAAAGCCGGGGTAGACGGCTCAGTCGCCATAGTGAAATGGGGTGAAGGAGGCGACATCAATACCATGAATATAGAAGACCCGATAGTCGGCTTTGTATTCAGCAATAAAGGGCTTATGTTCAACCTGACCATCGAGGGTTCAAAATTCACAAAAATAATCCGCTGA
- a CDS encoding glutamate-cysteine ligase family protein, which yields MAANRLKLFEGCGIELEYIIADCETLDVMPVSDEVLRSAAGRYTTDHYNGSMGWSNELVSHVMEIKNNDPVPSLKGLSKSFHKQITDINKILSPMGGMLMPSAMHPWMNPRKETRLWARRYHNVYETYDRIFNCKRHGWANVQSMHINLSFKGDDEFGRLHAAVRLLLPMIPALAASSPVVEGKITGLQDTRLLHYAANQKKVPSIMGKIIPEPVFTKAEYKEKILGKMYRDIAEYDDENILQNEWLNSRGAIPRYERNAMEIRIADTQECPRADIAIAEIIISVLKLLVADEWSGYEEQKAWGVNALLPVFKSTIRDSGSAVIENAHYLEMFGFFGKKATANELWKHLITEAGKKAAISSESLEILRLITEEGTLSKRILRSIGRNPSHEKLKTAYKKLCECLAENRVFIE from the coding sequence GTGGCTGCGAATAGACTGAAACTGTTTGAAGGCTGCGGCATTGAACTCGAATATATTATCGCAGACTGCGAAACGCTTGATGTCATGCCTGTATCCGACGAAGTCCTCCGCTCTGCAGCAGGACGGTACACGACCGATCATTATAACGGCAGCATGGGCTGGTCAAATGAACTTGTCTCTCATGTCATGGAGATCAAGAACAATGATCCCGTGCCCTCGCTGAAGGGGCTTTCAAAATCATTTCATAAGCAGATAACAGACATCAATAAGATCCTCAGCCCGATGGGCGGAATGCTCATGCCCTCTGCCATGCATCCGTGGATGAACCCCCGAAAAGAGACCAGGCTATGGGCGCGCCGTTACCATAATGTGTACGAAACCTACGACAGGATATTCAACTGCAAGAGGCACGGCTGGGCAAATGTCCAGAGCATGCACATAAATCTCTCTTTCAAAGGTGATGATGAATTCGGCAGGCTTCATGCCGCTGTACGGCTGCTCCTACCGATGATCCCAGCGCTCGCCGCAAGTTCTCCTGTTGTTGAAGGGAAGATCACCGGCTTGCAGGATACGCGGCTTCTGCATTACGCCGCAAACCAGAAGAAGGTTCCTTCGATCATGGGAAAGATAATTCCTGAACCTGTCTTCACAAAGGCTGAATACAAAGAAAAGATACTTGGGAAAATGTACAGGGATATAGCGGAATATGATGATGAGAATATCCTGCAAAATGAATGGCTCAATTCAAGAGGCGCCATACCGCGTTACGAGAGAAACGCGATGGAGATACGTATTGCAGATACGCAGGAATGCCCGCGCGCTGATATCGCCATAGCTGAGATAATCATATCAGTCTTAAAACTTCTTGTTGCTGATGAATGGTCCGGCTATGAAGAACAGAAGGCATGGGGAGTGAACGCATTGCTTCCGGTCTTTAAAAGCACCATACGCGATAGCGGAAGCGCGGTAATTGAGAATGCGCATTATCTCGAGATGTTCGGATTCTTTGGAAAGAAGGCAACTGCAAATGAATTGTGGAAGCATCTTATAACTGAAGCCGGAAAGAAAGCCGCCATTTCTTCTGAATCGCTTGAAATACTCAGGCTCATTACAGAAGAGGGAACTCTCTCAAAGCGAATACTCAGATCCATTGGCAGAAACCCTTCACATGAAAAGCTGAAAACGGCATATAAAAAACTTTGCGAATGCCTCGCTGAAAACAGGGTGTTCATTGAATAA
- a CDS encoding RimK family protein translates to MAILIVVNDPSDLPIHFEGSELVAAKTYLTDPGYAAMRDVKVFNLCRSYRYQSTGYYVSLLAAARGHKPIPSISTIQDLKSQTIIRVASDEVEELIQKSLAPIQSTEFVLSIYFGRNMAKRHDPLCNHLFKLFESPFLRAIFVFNDKEQKWQIQNINPIAVNDIPEEHRAFVVEAASEYFQKRRKYTSRKKAPRFDLAILFDKDEEEQPSNPKAIERFIRSSESLGMEAELIDREDFGRLSEFDALFIRETTSVLHHTYRFASKAAAEGLVVIDDPESILKCTNKVFLAELLERNKMLTPKTVIVHRENAKQITGMLGLPCILKKPDSSFSQGVIKVETEEELRLNVGKMLDRSELIIAQEFLSTPFDWRVGVFDRQPLFVCKYYMAKKHWQIIKRDLNGLKTEDGRAETIPVEHAPTGLIRAALRAANLIGDGLYGVDIKQDGDKYYIIEVNDNPNIDYGVEDAILKEELYLRIMRVILRRIEQRKETWY, encoded by the coding sequence TTGGCAATACTTATAGTCGTCAATGACCCCAGCGACCTTCCGATCCATTTTGAAGGAAGTGAACTTGTAGCTGCAAAGACCTATCTTACCGATCCGGGCTATGCCGCGATGCGTGACGTGAAGGTCTTCAATCTCTGCCGGTCCTACCGGTATCAGAGCACCGGCTACTATGTCTCGCTGCTTGCCGCCGCAAGGGGGCACAAGCCCATTCCGAGCATCAGCACGATACAGGACCTTAAATCCCAGACCATCATACGGGTTGCTTCTGATGAAGTTGAAGAACTTATTCAGAAGAGCCTTGCCCCTATCCAGTCGACAGAGTTTGTGCTCAGTATTTATTTTGGACGGAATATGGCAAAGAGGCATGACCCGCTCTGCAACCATCTATTCAAACTTTTTGAGTCTCCATTTCTGCGGGCTATATTTGTCTTTAATGACAAAGAGCAGAAATGGCAGATACAGAATATTAATCCCATCGCAGTGAACGACATCCCTGAAGAGCATCGCGCTTTTGTGGTTGAAGCCGCAAGTGAGTATTTCCAGAAGAGGCGGAAATACACCAGCAGAAAAAAGGCGCCGCGATTCGACCTCGCTATCCTCTTTGATAAAGATGAAGAGGAACAGCCTTCAAACCCGAAAGCTATCGAACGTTTCATAAGGTCTTCGGAATCTCTCGGAATGGAAGCGGAACTTATCGACAGGGAAGATTTCGGCAGGCTCAGCGAGTTTGACGCGCTCTTCATCCGTGAGACCACAAGCGTACTTCATCATACATACCGCTTTGCAAGCAAGGCTGCGGCAGAGGGACTGGTTGTTATTGACGATCCTGAGTCCATACTGAAGTGTACCAATAAGGTCTTTCTTGCGGAACTGCTTGAGCGCAACAAGATGCTGACTCCAAAGACGGTCATCGTTCACCGCGAAAATGCAAAACAGATAACCGGTATGCTCGGTCTGCCCTGCATCCTGAAAAAGCCGGACAGTTCGTTCTCACAGGGTGTCATAAAGGTTGAGACTGAGGAAGAACTGAGGCTGAATGTGGGGAAGATGCTCGACCGTTCAGAGCTGATAATCGCCCAGGAATTCCTGTCAACACCTTTTGACTGGCGCGTCGGCGTCTTTGATCGGCAGCCGCTTTTTGTATGCAAATATTACATGGCTAAAAAACACTGGCAGATAATAAAACGCGACCTGAACGGTTTAAAGACCGAAGACGGCAGGGCTGAAACTATCCCGGTGGAGCATGCTCCAACAGGCCTCATACGCGCCGCGCTCCGCGCCGCAAACCTGATAGGCGACGGTTTATACGGTGTCGACATAAAACAGGACGGCGACAAGTATTACATCATTGAAGTGAACGACAATCCCAACATCGACTACGGGGTTGAGGACGCGATACTCAAAGAAGAGCTCTACCTGAGGATCATGCGTGTCATATTGCGCAGGATAGAACAGCGCAAGGAAACATGGTATTAA
- a CDS encoding U32 family peptidase, with the protein MKTPELLAPAGNFEKLITALHYGADAVYLGLSEFSLRAKAGNFDEDGLIKAVELVHQKGKRIYITANIIPHSRDISPIKDHLTFLKRAKPDGIIISDLGIFEMAKDISPEIPIHISTQANITNPKTALFWEKAGAKRLVLARELAIDEIKEIRDSVSIELECFVHGAICISYSGRCYISSFLANRPANHGECTNSCRWNYTLMEEKRPDEFHPVYEDKRGTYMMSSKDLCMLEHLDKLADAGIDSFKIEGRMKGINYVAGVIKTYREAVDSLKDRPYVVQERWLRELSMISSRGYTTGMFLGKQPDEDYNHNEENVYRMSHDLVGIVRSVHNGRIDILLRNNLSTGDSVEFLSTGLEDRSFIVDDICNEKGKHVDVGRNEEIVSIPSVDGVRENDLIRRVKSDN; encoded by the coding sequence ATGAAGACACCCGAACTCCTGGCGCCTGCCGGCAACTTTGAAAAACTGATAACCGCGCTTCACTACGGCGCCGACGCGGTATATCTGGGGCTTTCTGAATTCAGCCTCAGGGCAAAGGCCGGTAACTTTGATGAAGATGGGCTGATAAAGGCCGTTGAGCTGGTCCATCAAAAAGGCAAAAGAATATATATCACTGCAAACATCATACCTCACAGCAGAGATATCTCTCCGATAAAAGATCATTTAACCTTTCTAAAAAGGGCAAAACCGGACGGAATAATAATCTCTGACCTCGGCATCTTTGAGATGGCAAAAGATATCTCGCCGGAGATCCCGATCCATATAAGCACGCAGGCAAATATCACAAACCCTAAGACCGCCCTATTCTGGGAAAAGGCCGGTGCTAAAAGGCTCGTCCTTGCAAGAGAGCTTGCGATCGATGAGATAAAAGAGATACGCGACAGTGTATCAATCGAGCTTGAGTGCTTTGTCCACGGCGCAATATGCATCTCTTATTCTGGTAGGTGCTATATCAGCAGCTTTCTCGCCAACAGGCCTGCCAACCATGGGGAATGCACAAACTCCTGCAGATGGAACTATACGCTAATGGAGGAGAAACGGCCTGATGAGTTTCATCCTGTTTATGAAGACAAGCGAGGCACATACATGATGAGCTCAAAAGACCTCTGCATGTTAGAGCACCTTGATAAGCTTGCCGATGCAGGGATTGACAGCTTTAAGATAGAGGGGCGCATGAAGGGCATAAATTACGTTGCCGGAGTGATCAAGACTTACAGGGAAGCGGTTGACAGCCTGAAGGATCGTCCCTACGTTGTGCAGGAGAGATGGCTTAGAGAACTTTCCATGATCTCAAGCAGAGGTTATACAACAGGTATGTTTCTTGGCAAGCAGCCTGATGAAGATTACAATCATAATGAAGAAAATGTTTACAGGATGAGCCATGATCTGGTCGGCATAGTGAGATCAGTCCATAACGGCAGAATCGATATCCTATTAAGGAACAATCTCAGCACAGGAGATAGTGTCGAATTCCTGTCAACAGGACTTGAAGATAGATCATTCATTGTGGATGATATATGTAATGAAAAGGGAAAGCACGTTGATGTGGGCAGGAACGAAGAGATCGTATCAATCCCTTCTGTTGATGGAGTGAGAGAAAATGATCTTATCAGGCGTGTCAAATCAGATAACTAA